The Argopecten irradians isolate NY chromosome 4, Ai_NY, whole genome shotgun sequence genome has a window encoding:
- the LOC138321545 gene encoding galactoside alpha-(1,2)-fucosyltransferase 2-like, producing the protein MKSKITTQKDNKNRKKVIVKEYDTGSSGLVEFCNRGPVKALLFLALGVTVGIIYTSESEKYRQYRLLTNLKASNKVNRSTSCVPVREGSAVRMDRQRYVCPSSLGYRLGNMMFLYASNYGVAYDFNLTLAMDDRDAIYLPFRNIPRSPIDRSTRCRGFKMRFIQEKARYYQKFKVPRNGNIALFGYLQTWKYFSNSFEDLRRQFKWKLNIQNRALRTIRKLCYRIYPSSNPLSVTKVGIHIRRGDYVREKRPLADSEYVESAKKYFLERYQRVLFIVATNLDEEARLWSEENVINGTGVSVFSGFNDRYVDMAILSLCNHVIISTGTYGWWAGFLNKGTVVHFDWIPPHHVKYNRDDYILPNWIGIKPSHKINY; encoded by the exons ATGAAATCGAAGATAACAACACAGAAAG ACAACAAGAATCGAAAGAAGGTGATAGTAAAGGAATACGACACTGGAAGTTCCG GTCTGGTTGAGTTCTGCAATAGAGGACCGGTCAAGGCCCTGCTGTTTCTCGCATTAGGTGTAACTGTTGGGATAATATATACATCTGAATCGGAAAAATACAGACAATATAGACTACTAACTAATTTGAAAGCATCTAACAAAGTGAATAGATCCACGTCATGTGTGCCAGTAAGAGAAGGATCAGCGGTACGAATGGACAGACAAAGGTACGTGTGTCCGTCCTCTCTGGGGTACCGATTAGGCAATATGATGTTCCTCTACGCCAGTAACTATGGTGTAGCGTACGATTTTAATCTGACTCTGGCTATGGATGACAGAGATGCTATTTATTTGCCATTCAGAAACATACCAAGGTCGCCTATTGATCGATCAACGAGATGCAGAGGATTCAAAATGAGATTTATTCAGGAAAAAGCAAGGTATTATCAAAAATTTAAAGTTCCTCGGAATGGTAATATTGCATTATTCGGTTACCTTCAAACATGGAAATACTTTTCAAATTCTTTTGAAGATTTACGACGACAGTTTAAATGGAAGCTCAACATTCAAAACAGAGCTTTACGAACTATACGTAAGCTTTGTTATAGAATATATCCGTCATCAAATCCGTTATCTGTGACAAAAGTAGGAATTCATATCCGCCGTGGAGATTACGTCAGAGAGAAGCGCCCTCTGGCGGACTCGGAATATGTTGAAAGCGCCAAAAAATATTTCTTGGAAAGGTACCAACGGGTTCTTTTTATTGTCGCGACGAACCTTGACGAGGAAGCTAGACTGTGGAGTGAAGAGAATGTGATAAACGGTACCGGTGTTTCAGTGTTTAGCGGCTTTAACGATAGATATGTCGATATGGCCATCTTATCACTTTGCAATCACGTGATCATTTCCACGGGAACCTACGGATGGTGGGCGGGGTTTTTGAACAAAGGGACTGTAGTCCATTTTGACTGGATACCTCCGCATCATGTGAAATATAATAGAGATGATTACATCCTGCCGAATTGGATCGGGATAAAACCTTCTCACAAAATTAATTACTGA
- the LOC138322265 gene encoding uncharacterized protein, with product MAYLKYSKSLFKQVQKNDDTTDVNDNKNTDVVSIYSQPSYHATLKSLTRKRVFILFTVGVSLTLSTFGSALVYLVEYLESKYGEQDALLLYLYMNISNTFGRLLPGLCALIPRMNVLMISAICTGLSSFTVACIPVASSYYQHVGLVCIFGMTIGCNDTCMSMTTRKLLGSGMYAIGLGILMTVAGLSCIGWIADETGSYDASCYAVAVLHGVALCLFSLATVLQKCKKKESYNIQQVDDSTHDTPKPNLSEGSLRSPHSNQGTIMNCEKDWSERPV from the exons ATGGCTTATCTCAAGTACAGTAAAAGTTTATTCAAACAGG TTCAGAAAAACGACGACACAACAGATGTCAACGACAACAAGAATACTGATGTGGTATCAATCTACAGCCAACCTTCATATCATGCAACATTAAAATCACTGACAAGGAAACGGGTCTTTATTCTCTTCACAGTCGGTGTGTCTCTCACACTATCAACTTTTGGATCCGCTCTGGTGTATCTAGTGGAATACCTCGAGTCAAAATATGGCGAACAGGATGCATTGTTACTTTATCTCTATATGAATATATCGAACACCTTCGGCAGATTACTACCCGGGTTGTGTGCGCTCATACCTCGAATGAACGTTCTTATGATATCTGCGATCTGCACGGGACTGAGTTCATTCACTGTCGCCTGTATTCCTGTAGCATCTTCTTACTACCAACACGTGGGTCTGGTGTGTATCTTCGGAATGACTATTGGATGTAACGACACTTGCATGTCCATGACAACTAGGAAACTTTTAGGATCAGGCATGTATGCCATTGGACTCGGAATCCTTATGACCGTGGCTGGATTGAGCTGTATAG GATGGATAGCTGATGAAACAGGTTCATATGACGCGTCATGTTATGCTGTAGCGGTCCTCCATGGCGTGGCCCTTTGTCTCTTTTCCTTGGCGACAGTTTTACAAAAGTGCAAAAAGAAGGAATCttacaacattcaacaagtCGATGACAGTACACATGACACGCCTAAACCCAATCTCTCCGAGGGTTCATTGAGGTCCCCACATTCAAATCAGGGGACCATAATGAACTGTGAGAAAGATTGGTCTGAACGACCAGTGTGA